In Aliarcobacter faecis, a genomic segment contains:
- a CDS encoding response regulator: MKFLITDDSKMARKMVLKTLEDTLNIDYEVFEATNGQEAVDLYKIHKPNLVFMDLTMPVMDGFEALKHIKEFEKDANIVVISADIQKQAIEKALELGAINFIKKPIDAIKMQQILNKIIS, translated from the coding sequence ATGAAATTTTTAATAACAGACGATTCAAAAATGGCAAGAAAAATGGTTTTAAAAACGCTTGAAGATACTTTAAATATAGATTATGAAGTTTTCGAAGCAACAAATGGTCAAGAAGCAGTTGATTTATATAAAATTCATAAACCAAATTTAGTTTTTATGGATTTAACTATGCCAGTAATGGATGGTTTTGAAGCACTAAAACATATAAAAGAGTTTGAAAAAGATGCAAATATTGTTGTAATTTCAGCTGATATACAAAAACAAGCCATAGAAAAAGCTTTAGAATTAGGTGCCATTAATTTTATAAAAAAACCAATTGATGCAATAAAAATGCAACAAATATTAAATAAAATAATCTCATAA
- a CDS encoding DnaJ family protein — protein sequence MAKSLYETLEVNENATAEEIKKAYRKLARKYHPDVNKDPKAEDKFKEINAAYEVLSDATKKQQYDQYGDSMFGGQNFSDFARSQGGGVDLDEILRQMFGGGAAGFGGGFGRSNFGGGFGFDTPDLDTNAQVTIPFDVAVLGGKQNISLSNDSFDIKIPEGIEDGQKIRAKGKGKSYQGQKGDLILKINIAPSPEYKRDGSTLTKQFDLPLKTALFGGKVEIKTIHKDITLKVPQNTKQNQKFRAKELGVLNRKTKVRGDLYLEANIILPKLEDLSPELVTLLGKELKD from the coding sequence ATGGCAAAAAGTTTATATGAAACACTAGAAGTAAATGAAAATGCAACAGCTGAAGAGATAAAAAAAGCATATAGAAAATTAGCAAGAAAATATCATCCAGATGTTAATAAAGACCCAAAAGCTGAAGATAAATTTAAAGAGATAAATGCAGCTTATGAAGTTTTAAGTGATGCTACAAAAAAACAGCAATATGATCAATATGGTGACTCTATGTTTGGTGGACAAAATTTTAGTGATTTTGCTAGAAGCCAAGGTGGTGGAGTTGATTTAGATGAGATTTTAAGACAGATGTTTGGTGGAGGAGCTGCAGGATTTGGAGGTGGATTTGGAAGAAGTAATTTTGGAGGTGGATTTGGTTTTGATACACCTGATTTAGATACAAATGCTCAAGTTACTATTCCATTTGATGTTGCAGTTTTAGGTGGAAAACAAAACATCTCTTTAAGCAATGATTCATTTGATATTAAAATTCCTGAAGGAATTGAAGATGGGCAGAAAATAAGAGCAAAAGGAAAAGGAAAATCTTATCAAGGACAAAAAGGTGATCTAATTTTAAAAATAAATATAGCTCCTAGCCCTGAATATAAAAGAGATGGTTCAACTCTTACAAAACAGTTTGATTTACCTTTAAAAACTGCTTTATTTGGTGGAAAAGTAGAGATAAAAACAATTCATAAAGATATTACTCTAAAAGTTCCACAAAATACAAAACAAAATCAAAAATTTAGAGCAAAAGAGTTAGGAGTTCTAAATAGAAAAACAAAAGTAAGAGGAGATTTATATTTAGAAGCAAATATTATTCTACCAAAACTTGAAGATTTAAGCCCAGAATTAGTAACTCTTTTAGGAAAAGAGCTAAAAGATTAA
- a CDS encoding chemotaxis protein CheC, with amino-acid sequence MSQTIVLTEDEKDCLQELMNMAYGSATAAITEILDAFAKLSIPKIQIINTEDLKPYLSNELNLNEEHLVALQQINGTLSGENMFVIDKKSATNMAHKFGLTDDEINQDEICDITLEITNILSSSTISKLAEDIDTNVSFSAPTIKIINSIDELNNIFISQYEKVIIISTKLEFIDLNISGELFILTTDNSILFIKEKLNKILDEL; translated from the coding sequence ATGAGTCAAACAATAGTATTAACAGAAGATGAAAAAGATTGCCTTCAAGAACTTATGAATATGGCTTATGGAAGTGCAACAGCAGCTATTACAGAGATTTTAGATGCTTTTGCAAAACTTAGTATTCCTAAAATTCAAATAATAAATACAGAAGATTTAAAACCATATTTATCTAATGAACTAAATCTAAATGAAGAACATTTAGTAGCATTACAACAAATAAATGGAACTTTAAGTGGTGAAAATATGTTTGTAATAGATAAAAAATCTGCAACAAATATGGCACATAAATTTGGTTTAACAGATGATGAGATAAATCAAGATGAAATTTGTGATATCACTTTAGAAATTACAAATATTTTATCATCTTCAACTATTAGTAAATTGGCTGAAGATATAGATACGAATGTATCTTTTTCTGCTCCAACTATAAAAATCATTAATTCAATAGATGAATTAAATAATATTTTTATAAGCCAATATGAAAAAGTAATAATTATCTCTACAAAACTTGAATTTATTGATTTAAATATAAGTGGTGAACTATTTATTTTAACAACAGATAACTCTATCCTTTTTATAAAAGAGAAATTAAATAAAATTTTGGATGAACTTTGA
- a CDS encoding PAS domain-containing sensor histidine kinase → MSNISLSKFDAICSTVDNGIILLNKNLEVEFWNRWLEIRTGILATEIVGKKLADFYTNIDEKRLNRKIVTALKLNSPTFYTPQTNNFLINIELSKIVNKVFDHMRQSITITPLDIENGLVILYVYDVTMLCEINYKLQNTKDKLLERNEEMSLILDTTMEAIIVFKDEKIINCNKIALDLFKKENKDELLGKKFSEIIYNRKFIETISNNPIETTIYRDDNSKFEAIINIKDTFINNQIVKILTIVDIEEIKRKESLLAEQSKLAAMGEMIGNIAHQWRQPLNIISITASNLNLKKDLGQLNEKNLDESLKLILKTTEYLSNTIDTFNDFFKQNKEKILFNLKENIENNILLINTFFKEFNIEVLLDLEEDIYIFGVANEFSQAFINILNNAKDALIQNIEDNELRLIKIKTKKTNKNIQINILDNALGIEKSIINKIFEPYFTTKHQYQGTGLGLYMTRQIITTSMKGEIYAENSYFKHNSIQYFGAKFTITLPLNLD, encoded by the coding sequence TTGAGTAATATATCCTTAAGTAAATTTGATGCAATTTGTAGTACTGTAGATAATGGAATTATATTATTAAATAAAAACTTAGAAGTAGAATTTTGGAATAGATGGCTTGAGATTAGAACAGGGATTTTGGCTACTGAAATAGTAGGAAAAAAACTGGCTGATTTTTATACAAACATTGATGAAAAAAGATTAAATAGAAAAATAGTTACTGCTTTAAAACTTAACTCTCCAACATTTTATACCCCACAAACAAATAATTTTCTAATAAATATAGAGTTATCAAAAATTGTAAATAAAGTTTTTGATCATATGAGACAAAGTATTACTATTACTCCTTTAGATATAGAAAATGGTTTAGTTATTTTATATGTTTACGATGTAACTATGCTTTGTGAAATAAATTATAAGCTTCAAAATACAAAAGATAAGTTATTAGAAAGAAATGAAGAGATGTCTCTAATTTTAGATACAACAATGGAAGCAATTATTGTATTTAAAGATGAAAAAATAATAAACTGCAATAAAATTGCTCTTGATTTATTTAAAAAAGAGAATAAAGATGAGCTACTTGGTAAAAAATTTAGTGAAATTATTTATAATAGAAAATTTATCGAAACTATAAGTAATAATCCTATTGAAACAACAATTTATCGAGATGATAATAGTAAATTTGAAGCAATTATAAATATAAAAGATACTTTTATAAATAATCAAATTGTTAAAATATTAACTATCGTTGATATAGAAGAGATAAAAAGAAAGGAGTCTTTATTAGCCGAACAATCAAAATTAGCAGCAATGGGAGAGATGATAGGTAATATTGCTCATCAATGGAGACAACCATTAAATATTATATCAATCACAGCATCAAATTTAAATCTAAAAAAAGATTTAGGACAACTAAATGAAAAAAATTTAGATGAATCTCTAAAACTAATTTTAAAAACAACAGAGTATTTATCAAATACTATCGATACTTTTAATGATTTTTTTAAACAAAATAAAGAGAAAATTCTATTTAATTTAAAAGAGAATATAGAAAATAATATTTTATTGATTAATACATTTTTTAAAGAGTTTAATATAGAAGTTTTATTGGATTTAGAAGAAGATATCTATATTTTTGGTGTAGCAAATGAGTTTTCACAAGCATTTATAAATATTCTAAATAATGCAAAAGATGCTTTAATTCAAAATATAGAAGATAATGAATTAAGACTTATAAAAATAAAAACTAAAAAAACTAATAAAAATATTCAGATTAATATTTTAGACAATGCTCTTGGTATCGAAAAAAGTATTATTAATAAAATATTTGAGCCTTATTTTACTACAAAACATCAGTATCAAGGTACAGGATTAGGGCTTTATATGACTAGGCAAATTATTACTACTAGTATGAAAGGTGAAATTTATGCTGAAAATTCTTACTTTAAACATAATAGTATTCAATATTTTGGTGCAAAATTTACAATAACTCTTCCTTTAAACCTTGATTGA
- a CDS encoding FAD-dependent oxidoreductase: protein MKKYDFIIIGAGISGCSLAYFLNKNSKNILLLEKNSDVAFGASGAAGAFLSPLLGIENKFKSLVTTSLKFSIDFYKNNFPNLLNNCGTIRIPKNSIDEEKFQSYMPFMDFDFEEKERGYFFPIGSTVKPYEICKALSNDIEKVFDYEVKNIEQIDGYWKINDDLLASKLFLCTGANISLVKESYFDIRAVWGQKIDILSSTKLEFNYHKECSLSKSVEQAGKQKISIGATHNRFSEDMSDTSYNLNLKNINLLSHNGKSLKIIEEDIEKLLNKAKDIKKLEDIEVIDIKIGARASSIDYFPMVGSLVDSKSSFFKYPHIKNGTHIKNENLELIPNLFTLNGVGGRGFVLAPYLANVLVESIINGKKMPEEIENFRLFSRWAKKLNNRGKD from the coding sequence ATGAAAAAGTATGATTTTATAATAATTGGTGCAGGAATTTCTGGTTGTTCATTGGCATATTTTTTGAATAAAAATTCAAAAAATATTTTATTACTTGAAAAAAATTCTGATGTTGCTTTTGGAGCAAGTGGTGCAGCTGGGGCTTTTTTATCCCCACTTTTAGGAATTGAAAATAAATTTAAGAGTTTGGTTACTACATCTTTAAAATTTTCAATAGATTTTTATAAAAATAATTTTCCAAATTTATTAAATAATTGTGGAACAATAAGAATACCAAAAAATAGTATTGATGAAGAGAAATTTCAAAGTTATATGCCATTTATGGATTTTGATTTTGAAGAAAAAGAGAGAGGTTATTTTTTTCCTATTGGAAGTACAGTTAAACCTTATGAGATTTGTAAAGCTTTGAGTAATGATATTGAAAAAGTTTTTGATTATGAAGTTAAAAATATTGAGCAAATAGATGGTTATTGGAAAATAAATGATGATTTATTGGCTTCAAAACTATTTTTATGTACAGGTGCAAATATTAGTTTAGTAAAGGAAAGTTATTTTGATATAAGAGCAGTTTGGGGGCAAAAAATAGATATTCTAAGCTCTACAAAATTGGAATTTAATTATCATAAAGAGTGTTCTTTATCAAAAAGTGTTGAGCAAGCTGGAAAACAAAAAATCTCAATAGGAGCAACTCATAATAGATTTTCAGAAGATATGAGTGATACTTCTTATAATTTAAATCTAAAAAATATAAATCTTTTATCTCATAATGGTAAGAGTTTAAAGATTATAGAAGAAGATATAGAAAAGCTATTAAATAAAGCAAAAGATATAAAGAAGCTTGAAGATATTGAAGTTATTGATATAAAAATTGGTGCAAGAGCTTCTAGTATTGACTATTTTCCTATGGTTGGAAGTTTAGTAGATAGTAAAAGTAGTTTTTTTAAATATCCACATATAAAAAATGGAACTCATATAAAAAATGAAAATTTAGAATTAATTCCTAATTTATTTACTCTAAATGGAGTAGGGGGGCGAGGTTTTGTATTAGCCCCATATTTAGCAAATGTTTTAGTAGAATCTATAATAAATGGTAAAAAAATGCCAGAAGAGATAGAAAATTTTAGACTATTTTCTAGATGGGCTAAAAAATTAAATAATAGAGGTAAAGATTGA
- the mltG gene encoding endolytic transglycosylase MltG, whose protein sequence is MIPENRIENNIIIDKNRKRSRAFIAFSIIESILIFTIVLLYYLTLPMTSSKILFIPKGSTNNIISYLNKTGYEMNKLDEIVIKATGFIQSGWIDIGETKLTKMDFINRLVNSKAAMKSITLIPGETYYVFLKKLAKEFDLNEQKLLKVYNEFAYKLDGNILADTYSLPIGMNEDYIILYLFSQTDKKYEEFSTKIFGSYDKKKWYNYITLASIIQKEAATTNEMPIVASVIHNRLKKNMALQMDGTLNYGKYSNSVITAERIRNDESSYNTYKYKGLPKDPVCAVSLDSIKAGIFPVKSEYIYFVRDNKTGLHKFSNTYEKHQANINANIGVEKTYTKLKEEETQIDTQAQDIMKTDITKQKTPSIKDLFNSIN, encoded by the coding sequence TTGATACCTGAAAATAGAATTGAAAATAATATTATTATAGATAAAAATAGAAAAAGAAGTAGAGCTTTTATAGCTTTTAGCATTATTGAAAGTATCCTTATTTTTACAATTGTTCTTTTATACTATTTGACTCTACCAATGACATCATCAAAAATCCTTTTTATCCCAAAAGGTAGTACCAATAATATCATAAGTTACTTAAATAAAACTGGTTATGAGATGAATAAACTAGATGAAATAGTAATAAAAGCAACAGGCTTTATACAAAGCGGTTGGATTGATATAGGTGAAACAAAACTTACAAAAATGGATTTTATAAATAGATTAGTAAACTCAAAAGCTGCTATGAAAAGTATAACTTTAATTCCTGGTGAAACATATTATGTCTTTTTAAAAAAATTAGCAAAAGAGTTTGATTTAAATGAGCAAAAGTTACTTAAGGTTTATAATGAATTTGCATATAAATTAGATGGAAATATTCTTGCTGATACTTACTCTTTACCAATAGGAATGAATGAAGATTATATTATTTTATACTTATTTTCACAAACAGATAAGAAATATGAGGAGTTTTCAACTAAAATATTTGGTTCTTATGATAAAAAAAAGTGGTATAACTATATAACTTTAGCTTCTATTATTCAAAAAGAGGCTGCAACAACAAATGAAATGCCAATAGTTGCAAGTGTAATTCATAATAGACTCAAAAAAAATATGGCTTTACAAATGGATGGAACATTGAACTATGGTAAATATTCAAACTCTGTTATTACAGCAGAAAGAATAAGAAATGATGAAAGCTCATATAACACTTATAAATATAAAGGCTTACCCAAAGATCCAGTTTGTGCAGTTAGTCTTGATTCAATTAAAGCTGGAATATTCCCTGTAAAAAGTGAATATATATATTTTGTAAGAGATAATAAAACTGGTCTTCATAAATTTTCAAATACATATGAAAAACATCAAGCAAATATTAATGCAAATATTGGCGTAGAAAAAACATATACAAAACTAAAAGAAGAAGAGACACAAATTGATACTCAAGCTCAAGATATTATGAAAACTGATATTACAAAACAGAAAACTCCTTCAATAAAAGACCTATTTAATAGTATAAATTAG
- a CDS encoding heat shock protein transcriptional repressor HspR translates to MQKNSYIEPVYLISAVAEILDIHPQTLRQYEREGLIKPSRTNGKIRLYSQKDINHIKYVLTLTRELGVNLAGVDIILQLNQKIEELENDVLNLKSRIQTTTNLSVVPDKKALVIQKSSLEIVVLEKK, encoded by the coding sequence ATGCAAAAAAATAGCTATATAGAACCTGTTTATCTAATCTCTGCTGTTGCAGAGATTTTAGATATTCATCCACAAACTCTAAGACAATATGAAAGAGAAGGTTTAATAAAACCTTCAAGAACAAATGGGAAAATAAGACTATATTCTCAAAAAGATATAAATCATATAAAGTATGTACTAACACTTACAAGGGAGTTAGGTGTTAATCTTGCTGGTGTAGATATTATTTTACAACTAAATCAAAAAATAGAAGAGCTAGAAAATGATGTACTTAATTTAAAAAGTAGAATTCAAACAACAACAAATCTATCTGTAGTTCCAGATAAAAAAGCTTTAGTTATTCAAAAAAGTTCACTTGAAATAGTAGTTTTAGAAAAGAAATAG
- a CDS encoding heavy-metal-associated domain-containing protein, with translation MKQTFEVHNVKCGGCANTLIKSLKDDFGIVEVNLDIHPRQITLNIEDNKIEQLKLKLRGLGYPLTSDELSGFEKAATTAKSFVSCAIGKIDVAINK, from the coding sequence ATGAAACAAACATTTGAAGTACATAATGTAAAATGTGGAGGTTGTGCAAATACTTTAATAAAATCTTTAAAAGATGATTTTGGGATAGTAGAAGTAAATTTAGATATTCATCCAAGACAAATAACTTTAAATATAGAAGATAATAAAATTGAACAGTTAAAATTAAAATTAAGAGGCTTAGGTTATCCTCTAACAAGTGATGAGTTAAGTGGTTTTGAAAAAGCGGCGACAACTGCAAAAAGTTTTGTATCTTGTGCTATTGGAAAAATAGATGTTGCTATAAATAAATAA
- a CDS encoding NADP-dependent isocitrate dehydrogenase, giving the protein MAQIIYTKVDEAPALATYSFLPIIEAFTKSSGIKMVEKDISLAGRIIAAFPENLTPEQKIGDALAELGEMTQDPNANIIKLPNISASIPQLKAAIAELQAKGYKVPNYEESDDTIARYSKILGSAVNPVLREGNSDRRAPGAVKNYAKNNPHKMGEWKKDSKTDVTFMNSGDFYGTEVSTTLNKEDNFKISFIGKDGKETVLKASLPLENGEVVDATKMSAKALQEFYQKSIDEAKKRDVLLSLHLKATMMKVSDPIMFGFAVKVYFKDLIAKHGSTFDKLGVNFNNGLGDLYSKLDSVDASLKAEILADIDAIYAKQPRLAMVNSAKGITNLHVPSDIIIDASMPAMIKGGGKMWNKDDKEEDTLAMIPDRCYATTYQVVIEDCKKHGALDPKTMGSVPNVGLMAKKAEEYGSHDKTFQAKADGKIVVTNSAGETVFSFDVDNGDIFRMCQTKDEPIKDWVKLAVNRAKLSNTPAVFWLDKNRGHDAQMIAKVEKYLKEYDLTGLEISIQAPDDAIQYSLDRMRKGLDTISVTGNVFRDYNTDLFPILELGTSAKMLSIVPLMNGGGLFETGAGGSAPKHVQQFQEENYLRWDSLGEFMALAASFDHLANTQNNKKAAVLAKTLDDATGTFLINDKSPARKIGSIDNRGSHFYLAMYWANELAKQNDDAELKAEFTPIAKAMNENETQIVKELTQVQGKPVDMGGYYLPDHAKTSAAMRPSATLNKILA; this is encoded by the coding sequence ATGGCACAAATTATTTACACAAAAGTTGATGAGGCTCCAGCCTTAGCTACATACTCTTTTTTACCAATTATTGAAGCTTTTACAAAAAGCTCTGGTATTAAAATGGTAGAAAAAGATATTTCATTAGCAGGAAGAATTATTGCTGCTTTCCCTGAAAACTTAACACCAGAACAAAAAATTGGTGATGCATTAGCTGAATTAGGTGAGATGACTCAAGATCCAAATGCAAATATTATTAAGTTACCTAATATTTCTGCTTCTATTCCTCAATTAAAAGCAGCTATTGCTGAACTACAAGCAAAAGGTTATAAAGTTCCAAATTATGAAGAGAGTGATGATACAATTGCTAGATACTCTAAAATTTTAGGAAGTGCTGTAAATCCAGTATTAAGAGAAGGAAATTCTGATAGAAGAGCTCCAGGAGCTGTTAAAAACTATGCAAAAAACAACCCTCATAAAATGGGAGAGTGGAAAAAAGATTCTAAAACTGATGTTACTTTTATGAATTCTGGTGATTTTTATGGTACTGAAGTTTCTACAACTTTAAATAAAGAGGATAATTTTAAAATCTCTTTTATAGGAAAAGATGGAAAAGAAACAGTTTTAAAAGCATCTTTACCTTTAGAAAATGGTGAAGTTGTTGATGCAACTAAAATGTCTGCAAAAGCTTTACAAGAGTTTTATCAAAAATCAATAGATGAAGCTAAAAAAAGAGATGTTTTATTATCTTTACATTTAAAAGCTACAATGATGAAAGTTTCTGATCCAATTATGTTTGGATTTGCAGTTAAAGTATATTTTAAAGATTTAATAGCAAAACATGGTAGTACATTTGATAAATTAGGTGTAAACTTCAATAATGGTTTAGGAGATTTATACTCTAAACTTGATTCTGTTGATGCTTCTTTAAAAGCTGAAATTTTAGCTGATATAGATGCAATTTATGCAAAACAACCAAGACTTGCTATGGTAAATTCTGCAAAAGGTATTACAAACTTACATGTTCCTTCTGATATTATTATTGATGCTTCTATGCCTGCTATGATTAAAGGTGGTGGGAAAATGTGGAATAAAGATGATAAAGAAGAAGATACTTTAGCAATGATTCCAGATAGATGCTATGCGACAACTTATCAAGTTGTTATTGAAGATTGTAAAAAACATGGAGCTTTAGATCCAAAAACTATGGGAAGTGTTCCAAATGTTGGTTTAATGGCTAAAAAAGCAGAAGAGTATGGAAGCCACGATAAAACTTTCCAAGCTAAAGCTGATGGGAAAATCGTAGTTACAAATAGTGCAGGAGAGACTGTATTTAGCTTTGATGTAGATAATGGTGATATTTTCAGAATGTGCCAAACTAAAGATGAACCAATTAAAGATTGGGTAAAACTAGCAGTTAATAGAGCAAAATTATCAAATACTCCTGCAGTATTTTGGTTAGATAAAAATAGAGGACATGATGCTCAAATGATTGCAAAAGTTGAAAAATACTTAAAAGAGTATGATTTAACAGGTTTAGAAATATCTATCCAAGCTCCTGATGATGCTATTCAATACTCTCTTGATAGAATGAGAAAAGGTTTAGATACTATTTCAGTTACTGGAAATGTATTTAGAGATTATAACACTGACTTATTTCCTATTTTAGAATTAGGAACAAGTGCTAAAATGCTTTCAATTGTTCCACTTATGAATGGTGGAGGACTATTTGAAACAGGTGCTGGAGGTTCTGCTCCTAAACATGTTCAACAATTCCAAGAAGAGAACTACTTAAGATGGGATAGTTTAGGTGAATTTATGGCTTTAGCTGCTTCATTTGATCATTTAGCAAATACTCAAAATAATAAAAAAGCTGCTGTTTTAGCAAAAACTTTAGATGATGCAACAGGAACTTTCCTTATTAATGATAAATCTCCAGCTAGAAAAATTGGAAGCATCGATAATAGAGGAAGTCATTTCTATTTAGCAATGTATTGGGCAAATGAGTTAGCAAAACAAAATGATGATGCTGAACTTAAAGCTGAATTTACTCCAATTGCAAAAGCTATGAATGAAAATGAAACACAAATAGTAAAAGAGCTTACGCAAGTTCAAGGTAAACCTGTTGATATGGGTGGATACTACCTACCAGATCATGCAAAAACATCAGCTGCTATGAGACCATCAGCAACTCTTAATAAAATTCTTGCATAA
- a CDS encoding anaerobic ribonucleoside-triphosphate reductase activating protein has product MSQKIVYNYTKFTTTDYIGEISCVVWHISCNLRCKYCYNDNIVFSKQGLYSHKDVLEFLKRRKGLLTAVVLSGGEATMHDLRLFCKELKKMGFKIKLDSNGVNFEKIKELIDENLLDFISLDFKSTKEKFKFITLKNSYDKFLKTLKYLIEIKFPFELRTTVNADLLDENDINSMINTAFSIGYKDILYIQNFLQTDSNIGNISQKEVLNRSLIRKDLLDIEFRN; this is encoded by the coding sequence TTGAGCCAAAAGATAGTTTATAATTATACAAAATTTACTACAACAGACTACATAGGAGAAATCTCTTGTGTGGTTTGGCATATCTCATGTAATTTAAGATGTAAATATTGTTATAATGATAATATAGTTTTTAGTAAACAAGGATTATATTCTCATAAGGATGTTTTAGAGTTTTTGAAAAGACGAAAAGGTTTATTAACTGCTGTTGTATTAAGTGGTGGAGAAGCTACAATGCACGATTTAAGACTCTTTTGTAAAGAGTTAAAAAAAATGGGTTTTAAGATAAAACTTGATTCTAATGGAGTGAATTTTGAAAAAATAAAAGAACTAATAGATGAGAATTTATTAGATTTTATTTCACTTGATTTTAAATCTACAAAAGAAAAATTTAAATTTATAACTTTAAAAAACTCTTATGATAAATTTTTAAAAACTTTAAAGTATCTAATAGAGATAAAATTTCCTTTTGAGTTAAGAACAACTGTAAATGCTGATTTATTAGATGAAAATGATATAAATTCTATGATAAATACAGCTTTTAGTATAGGTTATAAAGATATTCTTTATATACAAAATTTTCTACAAACAGATTCGAATATTGGAAATATCTCTCAAAAAGAAGTTTTAAATAGAAGTTTAATAAGAAAAGATTTACTAGATATTGAGTTTAGGAACTAA
- the nrdD gene encoding anaerobic ribonucleoside-triphosphate reductase: MEKIKLLEKNMEKRSKCIVYTRVMGYHRPVESFNIGKKGEHRQRVKFVEPKDSL; encoded by the coding sequence ATGGAAAAAATAAAATTGCTTGAAAAAAATATGGAAAAAAGAAGTAAATGTATAGTATATACTAGAGTTATGGGTTACCATAGACCAGTTGAGAGTTTTAATATAGGAAAAAAAGGTGAGCATAGACAAAGAGTTAAATTTGTTGAGCCAAAAGATAGTTTATAA
- a CDS encoding c-type cytochrome translates to MKKIIIATTILAATCAFANPYAKCVSCHGANGEKVALGKSKIIKDMTKADFVAALKGYQDGTYGGAQKGLMVGQVKGMDEATMNEIADLIIK, encoded by the coding sequence ATGAAAAAAATAATTATTGCAACAACGATTTTAGCAGCAACATGTGCTTTCGCTAACCCATATGCAAAATGTGTTAGCTGTCATGGTGCAAATGGAGAAAAAGTTGCATTAGGGAAATCTAAAATTATTAAAGATATGACAAAAGCAGATTTTGTTGCAGCACTTAAAGGTTATCAAGATGGAACTTATGGTGGAGCACAAAAAGGTTTAATGGTTGGTCAAGTAAAAGGTATGGATGAAGCAACTATGAATGAGATTGCTGATCTTATCATAAAATAA